The following proteins come from a genomic window of Novosphingobium aromaticivorans DSM 12444:
- a CDS encoding 3-deoxy-manno-octulosonate cytidylyltransferase, which yields MKVLVVIPARYGSHRFPGKPLHPLRRHDGSAAPLIEWTWRAGVAAAGAENVVFATDDERIARVAKGFGARVALTPEGCRNGTERCAAALAAIGPDGWGGEAEIVVNLQGDSPLVPPEMIHALLAAFDDPATAVATPCIRCDEAQARLVLDECAAGRVGGTCVVARGDGTAAYFSKRPIPFGAPSAMPLRLHVGLYAYRRAALDRYVALGPCELELAEGLEQLRFIHAGLPVTLVDVPAPPGGLWEVNNPEDVRVVEEMLPQG from the coding sequence ATGAAGGTTCTGGTCGTGATTCCCGCGCGTTACGGATCGCATCGCTTCCCAGGCAAGCCGCTCCACCCCTTGCGCAGGCACGATGGCAGCGCCGCTCCGCTGATCGAATGGACCTGGCGCGCGGGCGTGGCTGCGGCAGGCGCGGAGAATGTCGTGTTCGCGACGGACGACGAGCGCATCGCGAGGGTCGCCAAGGGGTTCGGCGCGCGCGTGGCGCTAACGCCGGAAGGGTGCCGCAACGGAACCGAGCGCTGTGCGGCGGCTCTCGCGGCGATCGGACCGGACGGATGGGGCGGCGAAGCGGAAATCGTGGTCAACCTGCAAGGCGACAGTCCACTCGTGCCGCCCGAAATGATCCACGCGCTGCTGGCCGCGTTCGACGACCCAGCGACCGCAGTCGCCACGCCCTGCATCCGTTGCGACGAGGCGCAGGCACGCCTCGTGCTGGACGAATGCGCAGCCGGACGGGTAGGCGGGACGTGCGTCGTAGCGCGGGGGGACGGTACGGCCGCATACTTCAGCAAGCGCCCGATCCCGTTCGGCGCGCCGTCGGCCATGCCGCTGCGCCTGCACGTCGGCCTATACGCCTACCGCCGCGCCGCGCTTGACCGCTATGTGGCGCTGGGGCCGTGCGAACTGGAACTGGCCGAGGGGCTGGAGCAACTGCGCTTCATACACGCGGGCCTGCCAGTGACGCTGGTGGACGTGCCCGCGCCGCCGGGCGGGCTGTGGGAAGTGAACAACCCGGAAGATGTCCGGGTGGTCGAGGAAATGCTGCCGCAGGGGTGA
- a CDS encoding cation:proton antiporter, whose product MAGNLEPTTALSDALVILGAAGIIIPAFARFRITPIIGFILVGLVVGPFGLGSLVPQYPWLYHVTISDPAAITPFAEFGIILLLFEIGLELSFNRLWDMRRLVFGLGAMELGVSAFLLSAVLLGTGLNISGAFGLGLALALSSTALVLPIAGTHGPVGRAALSMLLFEDIALVPIIFILGAMGPVAAHSDGPSLGETLLYGGIVVAVLLVGGRLLLPRLFAQAAQTKSPELFLAATMLVVIAAALSTSLVGLSPIMGALLAGLLIAETEYHTEVESITKPFKGLALGVFLITIGMGIDLRVVWEQIGPLALAVTGVVVLKALVTMFALRAMGKERATALEAGILMASPSETTLIVLATAAEASLIDRETAQFWQIVTAIGLTITPLLAKVGETWGRRVAKGGADAGQAVAVEEPEGERVVVMGFGRVGRLVADMLSVHGASWLGIDTDPAIVKRARNDGLPVLFGNVDSETAIERLGLDNARAMILTMDEPVLVVRMVKKLRSGHPDLPIIVRARDTAHAAELYKAGATHAVPETLESSLQLSEAVLVDLGFPMGLVIASIHEKRDEFREQIMEEGGLTEKPRLKSASLRERSA is encoded by the coding sequence ATGGCAGGCAATCTCGAACCGACTACCGCACTTTCCGACGCCCTCGTGATCCTCGGTGCCGCTGGCATCATCATCCCCGCTTTCGCGCGCTTCCGCATCACCCCGATTATCGGCTTCATCCTCGTCGGTCTCGTTGTCGGCCCGTTCGGCCTGGGATCGCTCGTGCCGCAGTATCCGTGGCTCTATCATGTCACGATTTCCGATCCGGCCGCGATCACGCCCTTCGCCGAATTCGGCATCATCCTGCTACTGTTCGAAATCGGCCTCGAGCTGTCGTTCAACCGCCTGTGGGACATGCGAAGGCTCGTCTTCGGCCTTGGCGCCATGGAGCTTGGCGTCTCGGCGTTCCTGCTTTCCGCAGTGCTGCTCGGAACGGGTCTCAACATAAGCGGCGCATTCGGTCTGGGCCTCGCACTAGCCCTTTCATCGACCGCGCTTGTGCTGCCCATTGCCGGAACGCACGGCCCGGTGGGTCGTGCTGCGCTTTCGATGCTCCTGTTCGAGGATATCGCTCTTGTCCCGATCATCTTCATCCTCGGCGCGATGGGCCCGGTTGCCGCGCATTCCGACGGTCCCAGCCTCGGCGAGACGCTGCTTTACGGCGGCATCGTCGTAGCTGTCCTGCTGGTCGGCGGCAGGCTCCTGCTCCCGCGCCTGTTCGCCCAAGCGGCGCAGACGAAGAGCCCCGAGCTGTTCCTTGCCGCCACCATGCTGGTGGTCATCGCGGCGGCCCTTTCTACTTCGCTTGTCGGTCTTTCGCCGATCATGGGTGCGCTTCTGGCAGGCCTGCTGATCGCCGAAACGGAATACCACACCGAGGTCGAATCGATCACCAAGCCATTCAAGGGCCTCGCGCTGGGCGTGTTCCTGATCACCATCGGCATGGGCATCGACCTGCGCGTTGTCTGGGAGCAGATCGGGCCACTCGCGCTGGCGGTGACCGGGGTTGTGGTGCTCAAGGCGCTGGTCACGATGTTCGCCCTGCGCGCGATGGGCAAGGAGCGGGCAACCGCGCTGGAAGCCGGCATCCTGATGGCAAGCCCTTCGGAAACCACGCTGATCGTGCTCGCAACGGCGGCGGAAGCCTCCCTGATCGACCGCGAGACGGCGCAATTCTGGCAGATCGTCACCGCCATCGGCCTGACCATAACCCCGCTGCTTGCCAAAGTGGGTGAGACCTGGGGCCGCCGCGTGGCCAAGGGCGGGGCCGACGCCGGACAGGCTGTCGCGGTGGAAGAACCCGAGGGCGAGCGCGTGGTCGTCATGGGCTTCGGTCGCGTCGGCAGGCTGGTGGCCGACATGCTCTCCGTCCACGGCGCATCCTGGCTGGGCATCGATACCGACCCGGCCATCGTGAAGCGCGCGCGCAACGACGGATTGCCGGTCCTGTTCGGCAACGTCGACAGCGAAACCGCGATCGAACGGCTTGGTCTGGACAATGCGCGCGCAATGATCCTGACGATGGACGAACCGGTACTGGTGGTGCGCATGGTGAAGAAGCTGCGGTCGGGCCATCCCGATCTGCCGATCATCGTCCGCGCCCGCGATACCGCCCACGCCGCCGAACTCTACAAGGCAGGAGCCACCCACGCGGTGCCGGAAACGCTGGAAAGCTCGCTGCAACTGTCGGAAGCGGTTCTGGTCGATCTCGGCTTCCCGATGGGCCTCGTCATCGCCTCCATTCACGAGAAGCGCGATGAGTTCCGGGAGCAGATCATGGAGGAAGGCGGCCTTACCGAAAAGCCGCGCCTGAAATCCGCCTCGCTGCGCGAACGATCCGCGTAA
- a CDS encoding capsule biosynthesis protein translates to MELRRFLFLQGPPGPFFALLAERLRREGCETLRVNLNGGDAADWPGTATAWRGRAEDWSAFVRAFMADRGVTDLLVFGDCRPLHLAAHGEAARLGIRIHVLEEGYVRPHWMTLERDGVNGRSRLPQDPAAIRALARDLPSLPQGLPPVTASFGRRLRDTLRHYTHAVLRAPAYPFHRSHRPGLLALEALAWARKLLLARRNRRRAERVLRRTEPGSYFLFPLQLGSDYQIRAHSPFASMEAAAEEVIASFARTAPSDARLLVKEHPLDTRWRSWRTALARMAGRHGVAGRVTHLSGGDLATLAAGSRGVVVVNSTSATFALDAGVPVAVLGSAVYAIPGLVHRGPLDAFWRAPVPPDMELWAALLRVLHARCLVRGGIASRSAVEMLVDNVTARLLAASPKVPA, encoded by the coding sequence ATGGAACTGAGGCGCTTCCTGTTCCTGCAAGGACCGCCGGGGCCGTTTTTTGCGCTGCTTGCCGAAAGGCTTCGACGCGAGGGATGCGAGACGCTTCGGGTCAATCTCAACGGCGGCGACGCGGCGGACTGGCCCGGAACGGCCACGGCCTGGCGGGGGCGAGCGGAGGACTGGAGTGCGTTCGTGCGCGCATTCATGGCGGATCGGGGCGTGACCGACCTGCTCGTGTTCGGCGACTGTCGGCCGTTGCATCTGGCGGCACATGGCGAGGCAGCCCGGCTCGGCATCAGGATCCACGTGCTGGAAGAAGGATACGTCAGGCCGCACTGGATGACGCTGGAGCGCGACGGCGTGAACGGCCGGTCGCGCCTTCCGCAGGACCCGGCCGCGATAAGGGCCCTTGCCCGGGACCTCCCTTCACTACCGCAGGGACTGCCGCCGGTGACCGCGAGCTTCGGCAGGCGCCTGCGCGACACGCTGCGCCACTATACCCATGCGGTCCTGCGCGCGCCGGCCTATCCCTTCCACCGCTCCCACCGGCCCGGCCTGCTTGCGCTCGAGGCGCTTGCGTGGGCCCGCAAGCTCCTGCTGGCGCGACGGAACCGCCGCCGCGCGGAGCGAGTGCTGCGGCGGACGGAACCGGGCAGCTATTTCCTGTTCCCGCTGCAACTTGGATCGGACTACCAGATCCGCGCCCATTCGCCCTTCGCCTCGATGGAGGCGGCAGCGGAAGAGGTGATCGCCAGCTTTGCCCGCACCGCGCCATCGGATGCGCGGCTGCTGGTCAAGGAACACCCGCTCGACACGCGCTGGCGTTCCTGGCGCACGGCGCTGGCCCGCATGGCCGGGAGGCATGGCGTGGCGGGCCGCGTGACGCACCTTTCCGGAGGGGACCTTGCCACGCTTGCGGCAGGATCGCGCGGCGTGGTGGTGGTGAATTCCACTTCGGCCACTTTCGCGCTCGACGCCGGCGTTCCGGTCGCTGTGCTGGGAAGCGCGGTCTATGCCATTCCGGGTCTCGTCCATCGCGGGCCGCTCGACGCCTTCTGGCGGGCCCCCGTGCCGCCCGACATGGAACTGTGGGCAGCGCTCCTGCGCGTCCTCCATGCGCGCTGCCTCGTGCGGGGCGGCATTGCCAGCAGGAGCGCGGTCGAAATGCTGGTCGACAATGTCACGGCGCGACTGCTCGCCGCTTCCCCGAAGGTGCCCGCATGA
- a CDS encoding crotonase/enoyl-CoA hydratase family protein, with translation MSEAEVLTQVDGNVLVVTINRPDAKNAMNKAAAEGIAAAMDRLDAEADLRCAILTGAGGTFCSGMDLKGFLRGESPSIPGRGFGGLSEWTPKKPIIAAVDGYALAGGMELALSCDLIVASASSKFGIPEAKRGLAAAAGGLIKLPRQIPPRIAMELALTGDFITAQRAYELGFINQVVEGPSLDAAKALAARVAENGPLALIASKGIIRDSHEWTEAEMWKKQQAYIAPVFSSSDAREGAAAFAEKRKPNWQGK, from the coding sequence ATGAGCGAGGCGGAAGTCCTTACCCAAGTCGATGGCAACGTGCTGGTCGTCACGATCAACCGTCCCGATGCGAAGAACGCGATGAACAAGGCCGCGGCCGAGGGCATCGCAGCGGCGATGGACCGGCTCGATGCCGAGGCGGACCTGCGCTGCGCGATCCTGACGGGGGCGGGCGGAACGTTCTGTTCGGGCATGGACCTCAAGGGCTTCCTGCGTGGCGAATCGCCCTCGATCCCGGGGCGCGGGTTCGGCGGGCTTTCCGAATGGACGCCAAAGAAGCCGATCATTGCTGCGGTCGATGGCTATGCGCTTGCGGGCGGCATGGAACTCGCGCTGTCGTGCGACCTGATCGTGGCCAGCGCTTCCTCGAAGTTCGGCATTCCCGAAGCCAAGCGCGGCCTTGCCGCCGCCGCCGGCGGGCTGATCAAGCTGCCGCGCCAGATCCCGCCGCGCATTGCGATGGAACTGGCCCTGACCGGCGACTTCATCACCGCCCAGCGCGCCTATGAACTCGGCTTCATCAACCAGGTTGTCGAAGGCCCGTCGCTCGACGCCGCCAAGGCTCTCGCCGCGCGCGTGGCCGAGAACGGTCCGCTGGCCCTGATCGCCTCGAAGGGGATCATCCGCGATTCGCACGAATGGACCGAGGCCGAGATGTGGAAGAAGCAGCAGGCTTACATCGCTCCCGTATTCTCCTCCAGCGACGCCCGCGAAGGCGCCGCCGCTTTCGCCGAGAAGCGCAAGCCCAACTGGCAGGGCAAGTAA
- a CDS encoding NADP-dependent isocitrate dehydrogenase, producing the protein MAKIKVKNPVVEIDGDEMTRIIWEWIRERLILPYLDIDLKYYDLSVQKRDETNDQITIDSANAIKQYGVGVKCATITPDEARVEEFNLKSMWKSPNGTIRNILGGVVFREPIVIQNVPRLVPGWTDPIVVGRHAFGDQYRATDFVVPGPGKLRLVWEGDNGETIDREVFNYPSGGVAMAMYNLDDSIRDFARASFNYGLGLGWPVYLSTKNTILKAYDGRFKDLFQEVFDTEGFKEKFAAAGIVYEHRLIDDMVASALKWSGKFVWACKNYDGDVQSDTVAQGFGSLGLMTSVLMTPDGKTVEAEAAHGTVTRHYRQHQQGKQTSTNPIASIFAWTRGLIYRGKFDETPEVVKFAETLERVCIETVESGKMTKDLALLIGPDQAWMTTEKFFEAIVENLETEMKNWA; encoded by the coding sequence ATGGCGAAGATCAAGGTGAAGAACCCGGTCGTCGAGATCGACGGCGACGAAATGACCCGGATCATCTGGGAATGGATCCGCGAACGCCTGATCCTCCCCTACCTCGACATCGATCTCAAGTACTACGACCTCTCGGTCCAGAAGCGCGACGAGACGAACGACCAGATCACGATCGATTCCGCCAACGCGATCAAGCAGTATGGCGTCGGCGTGAAGTGCGCCACGATCACCCCCGACGAAGCGCGCGTCGAGGAATTCAACCTCAAGTCGATGTGGAAGTCGCCGAACGGCACGATCCGTAACATCCTGGGCGGCGTGGTGTTCCGCGAACCCATCGTGATCCAGAACGTGCCGCGTCTGGTCCCCGGCTGGACCGACCCCATCGTCGTCGGCCGTCACGCTTTCGGCGACCAGTACCGCGCCACCGACTTCGTCGTGCCGGGTCCGGGCAAGCTGCGCCTCGTGTGGGAAGGCGACAATGGCGAAACCATCGACCGCGAGGTGTTCAACTACCCCTCGGGCGGCGTTGCCATGGCGATGTACAACCTCGACGATTCGATCCGCGACTTCGCCCGCGCCTCGTTCAACTATGGCCTCGGCCTGGGTTGGCCGGTGTACCTTTCGACCAAGAACACGATCCTCAAGGCCTATGACGGCCGCTTCAAGGATCTGTTCCAGGAAGTGTTCGACACCGAAGGCTTCAAGGAAAAGTTCGCCGCCGCCGGCATCGTCTACGAACACCGCCTGATCGACGACATGGTCGCCTCTGCGCTCAAGTGGTCGGGCAAGTTCGTCTGGGCGTGCAAGAACTACGACGGCGACGTCCAGTCGGACACCGTCGCGCAGGGCTTCGGCTCGCTCGGCCTGATGACCTCGGTCCTGATGACGCCGGACGGCAAGACCGTCGAGGCTGAAGCCGCGCACGGCACCGTGACCCGTCACTACCGCCAGCACCAGCAGGGCAAGCAGACTTCGACCAACCCGATCGCGTCGATCTTCGCCTGGACCCGCGGCCTGATCTATCGCGGCAAGTTCGACGAGACGCCGGAAGTGGTGAAGTTCGCCGAAACGCTGGAGCGCGTCTGCATCGAAACCGTCGAGAGCGGCAAGATGACCAAGGACCTCGCGCTGCTCATCGGGCCGGACCAGGCCTGGATGACCACCGAGAAGTTCTTCGAGGCCATCGTCGAGAACCTCGAGACCGAAATGAAGAACTGGGCATAA